GGCGGCAGAAACGCTGGAAACGCAGTTGGTGGCGGAGTTGAAGCCGTTGGCGATGGAGAAGGTGAAGTTCCAGGTGGGGATTGCGCCGATCGCGGCGACGCCTGCGGGGGCCGATCGCATTACCTATCTGATTAGTCCGAATCCGGGGGAGCCGTTGCAGCCGTTGACGGAAATTGCGTCCGGTGGGGAAATGAGTCGATTTTTGTTGGCGTTGCAGGCTTGTTTTTCCCAGGTGGATGCGGTGGGGACGTTGGTGTTTGATGAGATTGATGCGGGGGTGTCGGGCCGGGTGGCGGGGGCGATCGCGCAGAAGTTACACCATCTCAGTTTGCATCATCAGGTGTTGTGTGTGACGCACCAACCGATCGTGGCGGCGATGGCGGATCAGCATTTTCGGGTGAGTAAGCAGGTGATTGATCCGGAGAATGCTGGGCAGCAGGCTAAGGATAACAGTAAGGTGGAGAATTTGCGAACGGTGGTGAGGATTCAGCCGTTGGATGAGGGGGAACGGCGGTTGGAGTTGGCGCAGATTGCGAGTGGGGATGTGGTGCAGGCTGCGAATGGTTCAGCTAAGGCGGCGATCGATTTTGCGGAGTCGCTGTTGACTCAGGCGGCGAATATTCGGGATGGGCAGCAGGTGGAGGTGGTTGAAGTGGTATCGCAAACGGTGGTGAAGAAAGCGGGGAAACCGAAAAGAAAAGCTAATAAATCAAAGGTGGGTTAGAAGGGAGAGTGGAAGGGGCGATCGTAAAATCAACTAACGGTTCGCGTCACCAGCCGTAGGCTGACTTTGCTGCTCACTATCATAGCTCATCGGTCTGGTGCACGCGAATTGTTATGCTGTTTGCAAAAACAATTTTTCACATTTTACAGCGGATTGCGTAACGACAAGGAACAGATACAACGCCTGAATCCCGTTCTGCTGTGGGCTGCTGTATCGATCAGTCGAGCAAAGGGCTGTATATCAAGAATTCTGATTTCAGGAACGTGGATCGTTATAAGTCCGGAAAAAGTCCGTGCACTTCTTCAAGCAAAGTATTTGCAAAGTCTATAATTCGAGATATGCTTGAAGATTCCAGAGCATTAGGATCAGCCCAGAAACTTGACATTTTGTCACAATCTTGTGTTATTGAATAATTAACTTTTCTATAAGCCTGAGCAGCGTCAGACCAAAGTCGAGAAAGATTGGCTTCATGCTCATAATCTCGATTGTTCATTCCCAAGCGCACAATTTTACCAATATAAATTCTTGTTTCAGTTACAGCTTTTCGAATAATGGATGCTCGATCTTTGTCTGCGCTCTGAATTTTTGCCAAAGCTTCCTGAATCTTATCTAAAACCTGAATAGCATCTTGAAGCATATCTTACTAAGTCTTAATGCAAGTTGACAAAGTTAATATCCAGCTACATTACTTCTTGCTGGCGCAAGATTTAACGAATTTATAGTTAACCTTAACTAAAGCACTACAAGAAAACCTAATCTAGCTTGATTTCAAACACTGATAATTACAGCCCGTACTCTGCCCTCACTAAGGACTGAGCAGCATAACTAGATTTATATGGATCTGAGCAGATAACTACCTGGATGGGACTGTTATCCAACTTACTCCGCCTCAATCCGGGATAACGACATTATCCGGATTGAGGCGGATAATTCCGGTTTGGGTACATTATCCGGTAGTTCACGGTTTCCAATAGCTAATTTTTGGGAAATCTTAAGAGCAGAGGTAGTGCTGCCCAGTCAACTTTATCCCTGATTAGCGTCATGGATGACTGATTCTCCCAAATTGTTCGATCGCATCTATGAAACCTTCCAACTCAAGCACCTCAGCCCCAACATGGAGAATTGGTTGCGGTGTCAGTAGTCCTGCGGGACACTAATGCTTCTCAGTCGTTAACGTAGTGCCAATCCAAACGCACTGTGGTTAAGCATTGGGAAAGCGTTGGAATAGTCGATACAGGCTTGGGATCTGGGCTAAGTTGGTTTTTATTCGATTTTGCGGAGTCGCTGTTGACTCAGGCGGCGAATATTCGGGATGGGCAGCAGGTGGAGGTGGTTGAAGTGGTATCGCAAACGGTGGTGAAGAAAGCGGGGAAACCGAAAAGAAAAGCTAATAAATCGAAGGTGGGTTAGAAGGGATTGTGTAAGGGGCGATCGTAAAGTCAACTAGCGACCAAGCTCACCGGAAGCAGACAACTTTTGTGACTCAGCGAGGCACCTCGTGGCGTTCCGGTGCGGGACTATGTCATCTTGCGCTCCCCACCCCCACCACGACCTGCTTCACACATAGAAAAAACTTCTACAGCAATAACTCTTACTTACAAAACTAAAATTTAGACTCACAATATTTTACGAGATCGAATAAGATGTTGTCGAAGATAATATGCTCTTGAGGAAGCGGTTTCGACTATTGCATTGAGCAGAACCAAACATGACTCATGCAAATTTCTTGATAAAAGTCCCACTTGATCGACCTGTAGAAAATGTTGAATGGCTCTTTCCAAATAGAACGCAGTATTTCTCCCCGAAAATAGACGAGTTCCGCCTTGTTCTCTCTGATGTTTAGAGAGAATGTGTATTCCTAGTTCAAAGAAGATTGAGCGAAAGTGATACATAAGTGAGGCTAATGCTTCAAACACATCTGGATTATTTCCAGCATTTGTGACGAATTCAAGTAGCAAATCTTTCCCGAGTACAATGTCCTGATTCTCATAATCAACTTTTTGCCAACGCGTATGAGCACATAACATATTACGAATTAACTTTCGCATACTATCCTGATGCCTAGATCTTGATTCACTGGCAGCAAGACTGATAGCCAACTTTTGCAATTTCTGCGACAACTCTTTCCATAGTTGCCAGTAAACTTCCTTCTTATTTGCCCTTTCGGCAATAACAGCTACTTGCAAAGCTAAATAATCAATGAATTCGGGTGCTATATCGCAACCTGTTATTAGGTATTCAAGGTAGGGTTGAAAATTCAAATCTTGTAGACAGAATATATGCTTTGCGAAACGTTCTATGAAAGCGAGTCGAATTTTATAATGGATCTCCAAGTTCTTATCTCTTTCAGAACTATAAGTATGTTCTTGCTGCTCGGATTCAAAAGAGAGATTCAGGATGTTAGACAATAGTTTGATATGGCTAGATTCCCTTGACCCATCTGGTATCATCAAACATGGGCTTAAAAGATACCAATGGCTATAGGCTTGTAGAGTTATTTTTTCAAGTTCACCAGAAATCTCACCGTTTGCAAAGCGTTCACGAAATTCATCTTTCCTTTCTTGTAGCTTGGTAATCTCAGCCTCTTTATCAGCACCCTCTAGGCTATATATTCGTCTCTTTACAAATTGGTTATCTTGGTCTTGCTCAAAACGGGCATACTCAAGTGCCCCAATAATACATTTCTGTGCAAACTCAGAATCTCTTTTCCAAAGATGATTTCTGATACCCGCTGCTGCTTTATGCCGAACATTTTCATTAACGTGTGTTAGCGCAATAGCAATTAATTTTTTAACAATAAATTCCTCCTGTTTCTCAGAAACAAAATCCAATAAAATTGGAAGGATAGATGCCGCTGCCGCTGCACCATCATGATCAGTTGCATCAACAATTGCAGTTGAATTGTCTGAATCTGCATTCGCCATAACTGCTTGGATGATTAATTGAGCACACCACAAAACATCTTCTTTATTCAGTTCACTTGAATAGTCTCGTACAAAAACTGCTGCCGCCGTAACAATACCACCAAAGTACATTGCTGCTAGATTACTTACTGCACCAGCCTTAAGTTCTTCAAAAAGCTCTTTTGTCTCAGCAAGAGCTTCATGCCACGTTGCGTAGTATTCAGTCTCTAGCGGCTCGTTTTTAAACGTTTTCCTTGACCATACACAAAGGGTAGAGAATCGGTTTTGAACCTGCATCATTTCTTGAGTTTGCTGCTGAATATCCTTTAAATCAGGTTCTAAGCCTTCAGGCTCGAAAATAATTCTGTTATTCTCTTGGTCTTCAACAGGCTTCCAGCCACGACTGTCAATCCTATGCAAGAGGAATCGCATTGTTTCATCTTGAGGTTCAGATGCACGCAACAGATCAATTGCAGCAAGCGCCTCATCTCTCCATTCTGAAAACTGAAGGCGTACAACAAGCATTTCTAAATGCTCTTTTCGCCATGGACGCAGAGCGGCAGTACGCCGCTCTGCTGAATAAAGTTCAGAGAGTGGATCAAAACTAGAACGATGCCAATCAATTTCATTGCCGCCACATTCATGAATTGTTCGCTCTCGATCCATATGATACAACTCAGCAGTTCGTAGAAGTGGTAGCGCAGCTTTCCCAACTTTTAGAGAAAAACCTGTTGCTACAGAAGCTAAAACTGCTGTGGACATTACAGAATTACTACTTCTTAGAATATACTCAAACAGTAACTCTATTTGATTTGCCTCAAAGTGCTCCACGTATGCAATTAGCCAATTTTCAAGAGCCATTAGGGCACACATTAACAAGGTAGGAACGTAAGAACCTAAAGAGCAATTACGATATGCAGTCCACAAACGGCTAGAGCAATATTGGCTTATTAGCGAACCATCATTTAGGTGTATATTAACTTGCTCAATAAGAGGCTCAGAATTTCTAATCCTTAAATAATGGGACTGCTCTGGAGTATCTAAAGTTGAATGCGCATACTTGTCCGCCGTTATATTCAGAAAATGAAGAATAAAGTCGAGTCCTTTTCTAGAATGGAAATCTAGTAAGCTTTTGAATGGTCCCTTTGCTCCGCTAGCTGGTGAAAAGCTATCATTATGCGCATGAAGTCCAAAGCAACCAGCAACATTTCTTCCATTTATGTGGCGAGACCCATTACTATTACTAGACTCTGTAACTAACCATTCAAAAAGTGCTAGTTTGATTAGTGTGTCTGGGTCGTACTTGCAAAAGAAAGCGGCTTCAACTCCCTGAAAAGCCATTTTGCAAAACTCTTCAACATAATTTAGTCGGTGAGATCGCCTGAAATCGTCATCAGAATCATCATCAAGAATAGGTTGCAAAAGCTCTTCTTGATTAGTTCCCATAGCTTGTAAACGTTCTTCTAGCTCTTTGTTCTTATTGACATCACTAGGTATAACTTCTTCCTGATCTGCCAAACTATCAGCTTGATCCGCAAAAACATCGGTGTTTAAAAGACTTAAGAAATCTTCATGTATCGCCGGAATGGTTTTTATGATGATGCTGAGTAATTTCTTTCTGTCACCATTATCTCTGTAGGACTCCTTAAGAGGAGCTAAAAGGTGAAGAGCTAGTAACCCTGCTTCACGAGCTGGTAATGGTAGGTCTTCATTTAAATTTAATAGAGAAGACCAATTGTTTAAGACTGCTGTTACGTGTGGTATTAAATCCTCAAATAAAGAATCTCTGTTTTCAAATAGAAAACAAATTATGGCTTTCCATCCTTGACCATAGGGTCTAAGAAGTAAGGCATCAACTAAAGAGCTATCATCACTTTGTTTAAGTTTGGAAATAAATGTTGGATCTGGTGTTTGGCAAGCTATTCGCAGAATGAAGCAAAAACGTTTCAGAAGTTTTCCATCGTCTAAAAAAAGCCGATCCTTTAAGGAACTGAGGAATTTATCTGGATTATCGCCTTGAAGTATCGCAGCAATAGTTTCATCCTGCCAATAGCTCTGGATATCTTGACTAGTAAGAACAAAGCTCACAAAATCATCAACATTCTCGCCGCACCTTAACTTTTGATGAAGCCACAAGCGAAATGCACGGTTTATTGCGGGTTCATGACCGATTGCATCAAGGAAATCTTGTATTTTACCTGAATCTTTTCGATAAGCATCCTCAATATATTGGTCAAGCGCCCAGTCCTCTAGAACATCATGCGATGGACTAACAAGATCATTCGTGGAATCGCGACGAACTAAGTTATCTTCTTCGAGCTTGAATACAGCATCACCATCGAAATCAGCTTCAGGAACTCCATAGACCATTTGCTTAGCTCGACTGACTGCGATATTGATGAAGGCTTGCTTTCGCTTAAGCGGCATTCCATTTGCTCGATCTTGTTCTTTAGCAATTACATTTTGCCAGACTGCAATGCGGAACTCCTTTTCACCATCCTGAGACGTAAATTCCGTTCCAGTTTGAAGAACTCTGTATGCTAAATCTGCAAAAAACGGCGATTTTAGCAATGGTTTCAACTTCGGATTTTCAGAAATTTTTTGCAAGGGTTCAAGTCGTCCGCATAGATTCTGAACTTGATCATTACTAAAACCGCTTAACGTAAGTGTTTTAAAGTTAACTCCAAAAGGCTGAAGATAGTTAAATGTTATTTGTTGATACGCATAGTCACGACCAGTAGCAATCACAGTCCAACCTTGATGCTTGCTCAGTAATTGAAGCAAATCTGTAAACGCTGTTGTTTTATCTAACTCAAGAAGCTTTTCAAGCGACTCGATAGTTAAGTACTTTTTGGGCATTAAAGCGAAGCCTGCTTCTATATCAGAAAGTGAACTTCTTAAGCCCATTGCTGAAAAAACATTGTTAAGATGAGACTGCTCTAAATCCTCAGTGCGTAGACAGAATATAGGAGATATAGGAGCACTTTTACTGATATAGTCTGAAAACTCTCGTATCAAGCTAGATTTTCCAGAACCACGCTCTCCGGAAACGAAAATGAAGCTAGAGGTTTCAGTCAAACCAAGCAGTTCAGAGAATATATCCGGCTGCTCGATATGAAGTCCACCAATAGTAGTCCTTATACCACCTAAAATGTAATTACTATGTTCCTTGAGCTTAGTGATATCTGATGACCAACTGGAGAAACTAACAGTACTAAATGCAGTCCGAATACCTTCGGACAAAGTCTCTAAAGTGATTGTTCCTGCGGTTTGATTAAAGCCTTGAACCTCTTCAACAATATTTTTCCACAAAGATGGTGCGGATTCATTTGAATATTGGGCAATTAGAGAATGAAGTAAGGATAATGTGCTCCCTGATTCTGTATCTAAATCGTAACCAATGAGATGAAAGGCTTTTAAGAATTCCCAGAACTGCCCGTCAGAGACATCCATTTCACCATTAGCTGTCTTCAAATGCGTCTTGAACGCTTCCAACTTTTTCCTTTTTGCAGCACTACTAAAGTTGGAAGTATTAATTTTGGCAAAAAATTCTTCTTCATTTGCAGAGTGTCTTGCCCATTCCAGAATAGGTCGCACATCATGTATGTCAGTTGCACTTAGAGGTCCTGTGATAAGAGCCAAAGCATCAGTACTAAGATTGAAACTTTCATCCTTAAAATCATTCCAGGTACTTTGGATGACTTCTGCAAAGGTTTGATCTTTCGCTGTGATGCTCACATCGTGCTTGATTTGAGCTAGTAGCCTTGCTTCTCTATCTGTATCTGGCTGCTTGGCAAACACGATAAAATCATCAGTATTAAAGCCTGCATAGCGTCCTTGAAGCTTGATTTTTGTAATTGGAAATGGTGGCAGGCATGGTGCCAGCCGACCCGACAGCATAAGAACGGTAAAGGCTGCTTGAACCCGTGTTTCAAAATTTACTCCACCGCCTCCCGTTGAAAAGGGGTTACTTTGCTGTTTTGCTGCTTCTGGCATTGATCTTCAGTATTTTGTCTTCCTGGGCTTAATCCTTTTATCTTAGCTTTTCACCTTATGGATTGCCCTGAAGAAGTACATTTCAGAGATTCCTGCTAACACCTCAGATTAGGATCATAGGCAGACTAGTTTCAGTATAACGCCCCGTCCCAAACCCATGCCTCTGCTCAGAAAATTTTATAAATTGGAAAATAACTGTAACATCTATAGCAATCCGATCTGATTTATGAGCATACTCCGGCTCAAAGCTTTGCAGCTTTTGGATAGCTTTCTCACGATTCACGTCGGATTGCTATAGGTGCCCGCAGTCTATGGCACCAAAAGAACAACTACGCTCCAGCCGTTACTATTAGCGATCGCCCCTCCAGATACTAATGCATTGCACTAATTCCACTCGCTACGAAGTTGAGCAGAAGAACCATTGATCACAAGCTTCCCCTACACAATTGTTGAAATCCCTCAAAAGAATGGCTTGATCAGTTCTAATGGAACGCATCGCCAACCAATTACAAATGCAGCGACAAAAGCGATGAGTTTGCCCGTTAACCAAGGAATGCAATCTTGTAACCTTGCCGCTGCCAAATACCCTGTTGCCAGATGCCACGTTACCAAACATCACAACCTTGCAAACAATCGCAAAACAGTTGACAGCGCCCCAGTTTACCCCTAGGCTGGTTTCTCATAGCTGACTGCAACCGTGTTCGTAAAGTCCCGATCGCATCAGCTACGACCCCAAAAATTAAAGCGCTGCCCCAGTTGCGTCCAACAACGTAAGGCAGCTAAACCCCGAAGCTGATCTGACCAGCTAGGCGGTCTGACACGGATTGTAACATTCGATCGGGCCACCCTACTTGTCCTGCGCAAAAGGGTGGCTTTAATTTTTGGGATTTCCTCCCATCACCCCATTTAGGAGAAATCCCATGTTTACTGGCTTTGGCGGTACCGATCGCCCAGAAACTTCGATCGACGATTCCCGCAGACCGTTCCAAATCTACCTCCTCGGCACCCGCGAAGAGATCCAAACCACGATCAACCAACTACAAGTGGTGCGGTTTTGCGAGCGCATCCGCTGGAGTCCGCCCATCCCCGTCCTCGGCTCCGACTGGAAATACATCAGCATGATGGAACGCGATCGAGCACCAGAGTAATACCAAATCAACCTGTGATTGCAACCCATGACGATCCCCCTAAATCCCCCTTAAAAAGGGGGACTTTGAAAGAATTTGACTAAATTCCCCCCTTTTTAAGGGGGGCTAGGGGGGATCGGATCTGTAGCATTGATAAATCAATTTGGTATAAGGGCGATCGATCGGTTTTCCCAAGGGTTGTAAAAACCGGGATTTTTTGAACATCCCGGTTTTAGGCAAGGCACGATCAACGACCTTCGTGATTTCCTAGACCTTGAACAGAGATGCGATCGCAGCTTGGCACGAATCCCCTGCATCCTTCAGAGTTTGAGCCAACGGAAACATGCTCGCTAACTACCGTGGTAATCTCGACAACCGATCGCCGATTCGGAGAGCGCGATGACCGGATGAATCGTACATTTTAGATTGTAATCCCCCGTGAAATACCGGCAAGTACTACAGGGAATCTGATGTAACCGCTTAACCGATTTGTAACCTTGACGGAGACTGCGGGTCAGGCTAACGACCAAGAAACCCACCAACCCCCAAGCGATCGTGAAACACAGTCCAGTGAAGCAAGTTCTAACCCAAACCATGGAACCCTCTCACGCAAACATTGATTGACCGATCGATGCTTGGATTGCTAAACGCTCAACAATAATCAAACTAAACAATCATTCAACAATGATCAGGTAGAAGGAAGTCAACTTCCTCCTACCCAATGTCCATGAGGTGTGCGCAAAATGCAGTGCGCTAAAAGTGAGTGTTAACCAGGTCAGTATCAACCGAGTCGTTATCAACCGAGTCAGTATCAACCGGGCTTATAGTAGCGATTTTAAGCTACTACAAAGTTTACCAATTTACCGGGAACAACGATCGTTTTCTTAATCTCTTTGCCCGCAATATGTTTTTGGGCAATGTCAGAATTCTTCGCCAATTCCTCGATTTGTTCCTTGGTGGAAGCCGCCGGAACCGTAATGGTGCCTCGGGTTTTGCCCAGGATTTGAATCACGATCGTCAACTCATCGGCCACCAACGCCTTGGGATCAACGATCGGGAAGCCATGGGTATGGATCGACTGGGCCTGCCCCAAACTAGCCCACAGTTCATCGGCCATGTGGGGCGCAAAGGGCGCTAACAGCAACAGCAACGTTTGCACCCCTTCCGCATAGACCGGAGACGTTTTGCACTTCGCATCATTCAACGCATTGCTCAACTTCATCAGCTCCGACACCGCCGTATTGAACTGATAGTCGTCGGTCAAGTCCTCCGTCACTTCTTTAATGGCAGTGTGAATCGATCGACGCAGATCCTTCTCTTCCTTCGTCAAGCTATCGGGTAACGTCACCGGATCAGCAGAGACCCCCGACTCCGTCACCAACCGCCAAACCCGATTCAAGAAGCGGAACTGACCTTCCACATCCGCATCATCCCACTCCAAATCCTTTTCTGGCGGAGCTTTAAACAGAATAAACATCCGGGCAGTATCCGCCCCGTATTTGCTAATCACATCACCGGGAGCAACGCCATTGTGTTTAGATTTGGACATCTTTTCATACACCACTTCCAACGCTTCCCCCGTTTCCGGATCGGTGGGATTAGCAAAATCAGTGATGTTTTGGGGAATGACGTATTTGTCCGTGCGCGGATTTTTGTAGGTGCGGCCCTGCACCATGCCCTGGGTCAGCAAGCGCTGGAAGGGTTCATCGCAATTTAACAAGTCCCGATCGCCGTTAGGCGCACATGCGTGATCGCGCACCACTTTGGTAAAAAAGCGGGAATACAACAGGTGCAAAATTGCATGTTCAATTCCGCCCACGTATTGATCCACTGGCATCCAACTATTGCCGATCGCCGGATCGAAAACCGCCTCCGCATTCTGGGCATCGGGATAGCGCATGAAATACCAAGAGGAACACATGAAGGTATCCATCGTGTCCGTTTCCCGTTTAGCAGGGGTGCCGCAACTGGGACAGGGGGTATTGACCCAGGACTCCAACTTCGCCAAGGGCGAGCCTTTGCCGGAAAACTCCACATCCTCAGGCAACTGCACGGGCAACTGATCATCGGGAACCGGAACCGCACCACAGTCAGGACAATGGACGATCGGGATGGGACAGCCCCAGTAGCGCTGCCGAGAAATCAACCAATCCCGCAGCCGGTAGTTAGCAGTGCCTTTGCCCTTTTGGTTCGTTTCCAGCCATTGCACGGCGGCCTCCACACTCTGGCCTTTGCCCTTGCCAGCGGTCACCCCATCCAAGGGGCCAGAGTTGACCATGACGCCCTCTCCCGGCCAAGCTTCAGCCATCGTTGCGCCATCCAAGCTTTCGCCCTCCGGCTGCACCACGACTTTTATTTCTAAGCCAAACTTGCGGGCAAACTCGAAGTCCCGTTGGTCATGGGCCGGAACCGCCATGATTGCTCCCGTGCCGTAGTCCATCATGACGTAGTCGGCAATCCAGATGGGCACCTTGGCTCCGTTTACCGGATTGATGGCATAGCTCCCCGTCCAGACCCCGGTTTTTTCCTTGCCTTCGGCGGTGCGATCGATGTCGCTTTTGGCTTCCGCTTCGGCTTGGTAGGCTTTGATCGCGTCGGCTTGGGCGGGTACGGTTAATTTTTCCACCAGGGGATGTTCTGGGGCAATCACCATAAAGGTGGCTCCCCACAGGGTATCGGGGCGAGTCGTGAAGACAACTAAGTCATCGCCCTGCTCGGTTTGGAAGGTGACTTGTGCGCCCGTGGACTTGCCGATCCAGTTGGCCTGCATCAGCCGCACTTTTTCCGGCCAGCCGCCCAGTTGCTCCAAGTCCTGCAACAGTTGCTCGGCATAGTCGGTAATTTTGAAGAACCATTGGCGCAGTTGTTTGCGTTCAACCTTCGCGCCCGATCGCCACGATCGCCCTTCGCTATCCACCTGCTCGTTAGCCAGCACGGTTTGATCGATGGGATCCCAGTTGACGGTAGCTTCCTTTTGGTAGGCCAAACCGGACTGGAAGAATTGCAGGAACAACCATTGTGTCCATTTGTAGTAGTCCGGGGAGCAGGTGGTAACTTCTTTGCTCCAGTCGAAGGAGATCCCCAGACTATCCAACTGTTTGCGCATTTGGGCAATGTTGGAGTACGTCCATTTGGCGGGATGAATCCCCCGTTCGATCGCGGCATTTTCCGCTGGCAAC
The Alkalinema sp. FACHB-956 DNA segment above includes these coding regions:
- the leuS gene encoding leucine--tRNA ligase; this encodes MESRYSPAEIEEKWQQVWAEQGLHQTSTDSSKPKFYALSMFPYPSGNLHMGHVRVYTIVDVIARLKRMQGYRVLNPMGWDAFGLPAENAAIERGIHPAKWTYSNIAQMRKQLDSLGISFDWSKEVTTCSPDYYKWTQWLFLQFFQSGLAYQKEATVNWDPIDQTVLANEQVDSEGRSWRSGAKVERKQLRQWFFKITDYAEQLLQDLEQLGGWPEKVRLMQANWIGKSTGAQVTFQTEQGDDLVVFTTRPDTLWGATFMVIAPEHPLVEKLTVPAQADAIKAYQAEAEAKSDIDRTAEGKEKTGVWTGSYAINPVNGAKVPIWIADYVMMDYGTGAIMAVPAHDQRDFEFARKFGLEIKVVVQPEGESLDGATMAEAWPGEGVMVNSGPLDGVTAGKGKGQSVEAAVQWLETNQKGKGTANYRLRDWLISRQRYWGCPIPIVHCPDCGAVPVPDDQLPVQLPEDVEFSGKGSPLAKLESWVNTPCPSCGTPAKRETDTMDTFMCSSWYFMRYPDAQNAEAVFDPAIGNSWMPVDQYVGGIEHAILHLLYSRFFTKVVRDHACAPNGDRDLLNCDEPFQRLLTQGMVQGRTYKNPRTDKYVIPQNITDFANPTDPETGEALEVVYEKMSKSKHNGVAPGDVISKYGADTARMFILFKAPPEKDLEWDDADVEGQFRFLNRVWRLVTESGVSADPVTLPDSLTKEEKDLRRSIHTAIKEVTEDLTDDYQFNTAVSELMKLSNALNDAKCKTSPVYAEGVQTLLLLLAPFAPHMADELWASLGQAQSIHTHGFPIVDPKALVADELTIVIQILGKTRGTITVPAASTKEQIEELAKNSDIAQKHIAGKEIKKTIVVPGKLVNFVVA
- a CDS encoding ATP-binding protein yields the protein MPEAAKQQSNPFSTGGGGVNFETRVQAAFTVLMLSGRLAPCLPPFPITKIKLQGRYAGFNTDDFIVFAKQPDTDREARLLAQIKHDVSITAKDQTFAEVIQSTWNDFKDESFNLSTDALALITGPLSATDIHDVRPILEWARHSANEEEFFAKINTSNFSSAAKRKKLEAFKTHLKTANGEMDVSDGQFWEFLKAFHLIGYDLDTESGSTLSLLHSLIAQYSNESAPSLWKNIVEEVQGFNQTAGTITLETLSEGIRTAFSTVSFSSWSSDITKLKEHSNYILGGIRTTIGGLHIEQPDIFSELLGLTETSSFIFVSGERGSGKSSLIREFSDYISKSAPISPIFCLRTEDLEQSHLNNVFSAMGLRSSLSDIEAGFALMPKKYLTIESLEKLLELDKTTAFTDLLQLLSKHQGWTVIATGRDYAYQQITFNYLQPFGVNFKTLTLSGFSNDQVQNLCGRLEPLQKISENPKLKPLLKSPFFADLAYRVLQTGTEFTSQDGEKEFRIAVWQNVIAKEQDRANGMPLKRKQAFINIAVSRAKQMVYGVPEADFDGDAVFKLEEDNLVRRDSTNDLVSPSHDVLEDWALDQYIEDAYRKDSGKIQDFLDAIGHEPAINRAFRLWLHQKLRCGENVDDFVSFVLTSQDIQSYWQDETIAAILQGDNPDKFLSSLKDRLFLDDGKLLKRFCFILRIACQTPDPTFISKLKQSDDSSLVDALLLRPYGQGWKAIICFLFENRDSLFEDLIPHVTAVLNNWSSLLNLNEDLPLPAREAGLLALHLLAPLKESYRDNGDRKKLLSIIIKTIPAIHEDFLSLLNTDVFADQADSLADQEEVIPSDVNKNKELEERLQAMGTNQEELLQPILDDDSDDDFRRSHRLNYVEEFCKMAFQGVEAAFFCKYDPDTLIKLALFEWLVTESSNSNGSRHINGRNVAGCFGLHAHNDSFSPASGAKGPFKSLLDFHSRKGLDFILHFLNITADKYAHSTLDTPEQSHYLRIRNSEPLIEQVNIHLNDGSLISQYCSSRLWTAYRNCSLGSYVPTLLMCALMALENWLIAYVEHFEANQIELLFEYILRSSNSVMSTAVLASVATGFSLKVGKAALPLLRTAELYHMDRERTIHECGGNEIDWHRSSFDPLSELYSAERRTAALRPWRKEHLEMLVVRLQFSEWRDEALAAIDLLRASEPQDETMRFLLHRIDSRGWKPVEDQENNRIIFEPEGLEPDLKDIQQQTQEMMQVQNRFSTLCVWSRKTFKNEPLETEYYATWHEALAETKELFEELKAGAVSNLAAMYFGGIVTAAAVFVRDYSSELNKEDVLWCAQLIIQAVMANADSDNSTAIVDATDHDGAAAAASILPILLDFVSEKQEEFIVKKLIAIALTHVNENVRHKAAAGIRNHLWKRDSEFAQKCIIGALEYARFEQDQDNQFVKRRIYSLEGADKEAEITKLQERKDEFRERFANGEISGELEKITLQAYSHWYLLSPCLMIPDGSRESSHIKLLSNILNLSFESEQQEHTYSSERDKNLEIHYKIRLAFIERFAKHIFCLQDLNFQPYLEYLITGCDIAPEFIDYLALQVAVIAERANKKEVYWQLWKELSQKLQKLAISLAASESRSRHQDSMRKLIRNMLCAHTRWQKVDYENQDIVLGKDLLLEFVTNAGNNPDVFEALASLMYHFRSIFFELGIHILSKHQREQGGTRLFSGRNTAFYLERAIQHFLQVDQVGLLSRNLHESCLVLLNAIVETASSRAYYLRQHLIRSRKIL